A single window of Myripristis murdjan chromosome 21, fMyrMur1.1, whole genome shotgun sequence DNA harbors:
- the LOC115379996 gene encoding ras-related protein Rab-17-like, giving the protein MDERVPASPGRARLHSSSLRRQVRTFRVKMVLLGSSGVGKSTLALRFSKEELRSTSPTVGCAYLTQVVHLDDVTLRFEIWDTAGQEKYHSVTPIYYRGAHVALLVYDISKRETFIRAQVWLKELEKQYTPGSTVIGLVGNKGDLAGKRQVSVQDGRDLATEKGLFFMETSALSGHQVKELLIGIAHRVNTTIGEQPGGLTEWQETTLVDLHRTNTFNPFASCCKVGP; this is encoded by the exons ATGGATGAAAGGGTCCCAGCGTCACCAGGGAGAGCTCGGCTCCACAGCAGCTCTTTGAGAAGACAGGTCAGGACCTTTCGGGTGAAAATGGTGCTACTGGGAAGTTCTGGAGTGGGAAAGTCAACTCTGGCCCTGCGATTTAGCAAGGAAGAGCTCCGGAGCACATCACCCACTGTCGGCT GTGCCTACCTGACCCAGGTGGTGCATCTGGATGATGTCACCCTTCGCTTTGAGATATGGGATACAGCGGGGCAGGAGAAGTACCACAGCGTGACCCCAATATACTACAGAGGAGCCCATGTTGCATTGTTGGTCTACGATATCAGTAAACGG GAGACATTCATCAGAGCCCAAGTGTGGCTCAAAGAGCTTGAGAAACAGTACACCCCAGGATCTACTGTGATAGGGCTGGTAGGAAACAAGGGAGATCTGGCTGGGAAACGGCAAGTGTCagtgcag GACGGGCGTGATCTAGCCACTGAGAAGGGTCTGTTCTTTATGGAGACCTCAGCCTTGTCAGGGCATCAAGTCAAAGAGCTGCTGATAGGGATAG CCCACAGAGTGAACACGACGATTGGAGAGCAACCGGGGGGGCTGACCGAGTGGCAGGAGACGACGCTCGTGGATCTGCATCGCACTAACACTTTCAACCCTTTTGCATCCTGCTGCAAAGTTGGACCCTGa